From the Osmerus eperlanus chromosome 19, fOsmEpe2.1, whole genome shotgun sequence genome, one window contains:
- the tmem88a gene encoding transmembrane protein 88a, with the protein MSLLRNGTLENSVTQQPHPDPGEAEASPSPHLQNSSSLSSVIPGSPGGGAEGAAPPPYLLGGSRAGGGDAPLELRASLDCWACSVLVTAQNLVVAVINAGLAGVVFGAILTPALVMVVFGFLCHSTVRPHGTSLYCSDLLEDGGCVALLVVGFLLLTPLLVLALAAYCRLARHLQLGLCFIPYSRAVYKNLPASHHRGLGAGSCCGRQGAMEVEGKGSVWV; encoded by the exons ATGAGCCTCCTGCGGAACGGGACCCTGGAGAACAGCGTCACCCAGCagcctcaccctgaccctggggAGGCCGAGGCCTCGCCATCCCCCCACCTCCAGAACagcagctccctcagctcagtgaTCCCTGGATCCCCTGGAGGGGGCGCAGAGGGAGCCGCACCTCCCCCCTACCTGCTGGGGGGCAGCCGGGCAGGGGGGGGCGATGCGCCCCTGGAGCTCCGAGCCTCCCTGGACTGCTGGGCCTGTTCCGTGCTGGTGACGGCACAGAACCTGGTCGTGGCCGTGATCAACGCTGGATTGGCCGGCGTCGTGTTCGGCGCCATCCTCACGCCGGCGCTCGTCATGGTCGTGTTTGGCTTCCTGTGTCACTCCACG gtgcGCCCCCACGGTACGTCTTTGTACTGTTCTGACCTCCTGGAGGACGGGGGCTGTGTGGCTCTGCTGGTGGTGGGCTTcctgctcctcacccccctcctggtcctggccctggcCGCCTACTGCCGCCTGGCCCGCCACCTCCAGCTGGGCCTCTGCTTCATCCCCTACAGCCGCGCCGTCTACAAGAACCTGCCCGCCTCGCACCACCGTGGCCTGGGCGCAGGGAGCTGCTGTGGCCGGCAGGGGGCGATGGAGGTAGAGGGAAAAGGCAGCGTGTGGGTGTGA
- the LOC134040058 gene encoding LOW QUALITY PROTEIN: lysine-specific demethylase 6B-like (The sequence of the model RefSeq protein was modified relative to this genomic sequence to represent the inferred CDS: inserted 2 bases in 2 codons; deleted 7 bases in 4 codons), whose protein sequence is GSEVRGQPLAGAPGRPLPQTPTQQSRGGWGPQERQTALAARARTQGGERARARRRGGVERKAEGRKRRKEKGEKGVEGVRKASRKEEEDRRKVDRKKKKEEEKRKEILRNRKMEERKKMSLSSSSSSHKPPVPSSGAGEDQPGLGSPATHRAEQPPRPAHAPPQPSQTQAQGQNTTRSHAPQKKTALGNRAPGPDAPPLPPPNTKGSKEGRPLKPPAKTSPLPSCPPPPRRGTPPGLTPLRGGRCEARPGGVRPEQGVLLAPDLQLAAGVCSLLELGRRPPRQPPRAQLAGVPSVRPERGGGEEEVKIVMRRPVLQPSPTHDTPCTLPPRKPHLHQTGVRRFFKSLASFLGGQRYTYRGRPLGRPPPSAMGGGVKYSSSLALGPEIRCQEQQESSPIPDSDPAPPTKLTDQPQSPTDATSDSPSNHQPLPGRTSSSLLSGSLSAELRLTTTHPGALADLLPSKAATDLQAAGGPGGRPTGRGSRPAAKHKDSKKSQPSERSVTLQATDSQGGLEEEQDVHPDCLGPPTPQTPPPPPPPRPSQPPPAPPAPLRRTPCPLAPADFLKLKALSLGPPKELKIRLIKVESGDRETFMASDIERPRIPLAETSIKHPASDIIRACKGVKIKGKFRESYLLPAFSVKPNLTTDTPIPREKLNPPTPSIYLESKRDAFXPVLLQFCTDPKNPVTVIRGLAGSLRLNLGLFSTKALVESNAEHAVEVRTQVQQPADQNWTPXGRGQTWPCESSRAHTTIAKYAQYQASSFQESLQEEKDSEDEEEEEQTKSDSTSSAPSPSQTSPAPSSSKASPAPGKASPAPSKSSPTPSPSKVSPPPGNTSPVPGNTSPAPANSASPEQKCVGKTIKFGTNIDLSDPKRWKPQLQELLKLPAFMRVSSSGNMLSHVGHTILGMNTVQLYMKVPGSRTPGHQENNNFCSVNINIGPGDCEWFAVHEHYWEAINNFCEKHGVDYLTGSWWPILEDLYRSNIPVYRFIQRPGDLVWINAGTVHWVQAVGWCNNIAWNVGPLNSYQYQLALERFEWNEIKKVKSIVPMIHVSWNVARTIKIADQDTFKMIKHCLLQSMKHIQILRDQLVASGKKISYQSRVKDEPAYYCNECDLEVFDLLFVTSESSNRKSYVVHCEDCARARSPGLAGVVVLEQYSMEELMKTYDSFILAATPCSK, encoded by the exons ggttcagaggtcaggggtcaacccCTCGCAGGCGCCCCAGGTcgacccctcccccagacccccactcAGCAGAGCCGTGGGGGGTGGGGACCCCAGGAACGACAAACTGCCCTGGCCGCAAGGGCAagaacacagggaggagagcggGCCAGggcgaggagaaggggaggggtggagaggaaggcgGAGGGGAGGAAAcgaaggaaggagaaaggagagaaaggggtggaAGGTGTGAGGAAAGCgagcaggaaggaggaggaagacaggagaaaggttgacaggaagaagaaaaaggaggaagagaaaaggaaagagattCTCCGAAACAGAAaaatggaagagagaaagaagatgaGTTTGTCTTCGTCATCGTCGTCCCACAAGCCGCCCGTGCCGTCCTCAGGGGCAGGCGAGGACCAGCCGGGTCTGggctctccagccacacacagagcagagcagcccCCCCGCCCGGCACACGCACCACCCcaaccctcacagacacaggcacaaGGGCAAAAcaccacacgctcacacgcccCTCAAAAAAAAACAGCACTGGGCAACCGGGCCCCCGGCCCAGAcgccccccctctgcctccaccaAACACAAAAGGCTCCAAGGAGGGTAGACCCTTGAAGCCCCCTGCCAagacctcccccctgccctcctgccccccaccccccaggaggGGCACCCCC CCCGGACTCACGCCCCTCAGGGGGGGCCGGTGCGAGGCGAGGCCGGGGGGGGTCCGTCCAGAGCAGGGGGTACTGCTGGCCCCGGACCTGCAGCTCGCCGCGGGGGTGTGCAGCCTGCTGGAGCTGGGGAGACGACCCCCCCGCCAGCCCCCCCGTGCTCAGCTGGCAGGGGTCCCCAGCGTCCGGCctgagcgagggggaggagaggaagaggtgaagaTAGTGATGAGGAGGCCAGTCCTGCAGCCCAGCCCCACCCAtg ACACACCTTGCACCCTGCCACCTCGcaagccccacctccaccagacgGGCGTG CGACGGTTTTTCAAGTCTCTGGCCTCATTcctggggggtcagaggtacaccTACAGGGGGCGGCCC TTGGGGCGCCCGCCTCCTAGcgccatgggggggggggtgaagtatTCGTCCTCCCTGGCGTTGGGACCAGAGATCCGCTGCCAGGAGCAACAGgaatcctcccccatccccgaCTCCGACCCTGCCCCGCCCACCAAACTCACCGACCAACCACAATCCCCCACTGACGCTACCTCAGACTCGCCCTCCAATCACCAGCCCCTCCCCGGGAGGACCAGCTCCTCTCTGCTGAGCGGCTCCCTGAGTGCCGAGCTGAGactgaccaccacacacccGGGCGCTCTCGCTGACCTGCTGCCCAGCAAGGCAGCCACGGACCTCCAGGCAGCCGGAGGCCCTGGAGGCAGGCCGACAGGAAGAGGGAGCCG CCCGGCCGCCAAGCACAAGGACAGTAAGAAGAGCCAGCCGTCTGAGAGAAGCGTCACTCTGCAGGCCACAGACTCCCagggaggtctggaggaggag CAAGACGTCCACCCCGACTGCCTGGGGCCACCcacaccacaaacaccacccccacctcctcctcctcgtccatcccagcccccccccgccccccccgctcccctgcGGAGGACCCCATGCCCGCTGGCCCCCGCTGACTTCCTCAAGCTGAAGGCGTTGTCCCTGGGGCCCCCCAAGGAGCTGAAGATCCGTCTGATCAAGGTGGAGagcggagacagagagaccttcATGGCCTCTGATATCGAACGCCCCAGGATCCCCCTGGCCGAAACCTCCATCAAACACCCCgccagtgacatcatcagggCCTGCAA GGGAGTGAAGATCAAGGGCAAGTTTCGGGAGTCGTACCTGCTGCCTGCTTTCTCTGTCAAACCAAATCTCACCACAGACACCCCTATCCCTCGAGAGAAGCTCAACCCCCCCACGCCAAGCATCTAT ctggagagtaagagagatgcCT TCCCAGTGCTGCTGCAGTTCTGCACCGATCCCAAGAACCCTGTTACTGTCATCAGAGGCTTGGCCGGCTCCCTCCGCCTca ACCTGGGCCTGTTCTCCACCAAGGCCCTGGTGGAGTCCAACGCGGAGCATGCGGTGGAGGTGAGGACGCAGGTGCAGCAACCGGCCGACCAGAACTGGACGC GTGGGCGTGGCCAGACCTGGCCCTGCGAGAGCAGCCGTGCCCACACCACCATCGCCAAGTACGCCCAGTACCAGGCCTCCAGCTTCCAGGAGagcctgcag gaggagaaggacagtgaggatgaggaggaggaagaacagaCCAAGTCTGACTCCACCAGCTCCGCCCCTTCCCCCAGTCAGACAAGCCCCGCCCCTTCCTCCAGTAAAGCAAGCCCCGCCCCCGGTAAAGCAAGCCCCGCCCCCAGTAAATCAAGCCCCACCCCTTCCCCTAGTAAAGTaagcccc ccccccggtAACACAAGCCCCGTCCCCGGTAACACAAGCCCCGCCCCCGCCAACTCAGCCAG CCCAGAGCAAAAATGTGTGGGAAAAACCATCAAATTTGGTACCAACATTGACCTATCGGATCCAAAAAG atggaaGCCACAGCTGCAGGAGCTGCTGAAGCTGCCAGCCTTCATGCGGGTGTCCTCCAGTGGAAACATGCTGAGTCATGTGGGACACACAATCCTGGGCATGAACACCGTCCAGCTCTACATGAAGGTCCCGGGCAGCCGCACTCCcg GCCATCAGGAGAACAATAACTTCTGCTCAGTGAACATCAACATCGGGCCTGGAGACTGTGAGTGGTTTGCTGTCCACGAGCACTACTGGGAGGCCATCAACAACTTCTGTGAGAA acacGGAGTGGACTATCTGACCGGGTCGTGGTGGCCGATCCTGGAGGACCTGTACCGCTCCAACATCCCCGTTTACCGCTTCATCCAGCGGCCCGGGGACCTGGTCTGGATCAACGCT GGAACCGTCCACTGGGTCCAGGCTGTGGGCTGGTGCAACAACATCGCCTGGAACGTGGGTCCCCTCAACT cgtACCAGTACCAGCTCGCCCTGGAACGCTTCGAGTGGAACGAGATCAAGAAGGTCAagtccatcgttcccatgatcCACGTCTCCTGGAATGTGGCCCGCACCATCAAGATTGCCGACCAGGACACCTTTAAGATGAtcaa acACTGTCTCCTCCAGTCCATGAAGCACATCCAGATTTTGAGGGACCAGCTGGTGGCCTCTGGTAAGAAGATCTCCTACCAGAGCAGGGTGAAGGATGAGCCGGCCTACTACTGCAACGAGTGTGAC ctggagGTCTTTGACCTGCTGTTTGTGACCAGTGAGAGCAGCAACAGGAAGAGCTACGTGGTTCACTGCGAGGACTGCGCCCGCGCCCGCAGCCCGGGTCTGGCTggggtggtggtgctggagcAGTACAGCATGGAGGAGCTGATGAAGACCTACGACAGCTTCATCCtg gctgCAACACCCTGTTCTAAGTGA
- the LOC134040059 gene encoding GRB10-interacting GYF protein 1-like, translating to MTAETLNFGPEWLRALSRGGHMTSPPTSPAMPKSKLADYRYGREEMLALYIKDNKVPEDMQDKEFAAILQDEPVQPLALVALTEEEQRNFSMSVNSVAVLRLMGKGSGAAPVGVARGRGGIRGGRGRGRGDGVFYQRGPEEGEVGFGRGREVHRSQSWEDRGERRFEKPIRREVVRPAFEEAGPLGRKEFGRADSDNWRSLREEQQQQLQLQQQQEEEEEGAEPGGNWRIAGSRRDDGGPRSAGWRDHGGRRKFEFDFREGEGGGGGRRRRGSEGGEDDRDGLPEWCTDEEDGEMGTFDASGAFMCIKKGLKDAIPEDQELEFGALEEEEEEEEEEEEEGEACQGSKENFSEKEESKNVCEGEDTHRSPPPPPALSAPPCLDLPPGRCAPEPALAPVSQPPKTSHHGGSSPGVGAQLSPDPPTSSGLLPPPSFAASLLSSAGEAEEDEGMKHLQQEAEKMVASLQDTSLEEECFTQGLQDARNLSSHTHPHPAAHSHPATHTAPHSHPSGHTLPLSASALPLSSEAAMKWFYKDPQGEIQGPFSTVEMCEWFQAGYFTMTLLVKRGCDEGFQPLGDVIKMWGRVPFSPGPSPPPLLVRQPPPPRASTGSMDQELLKKQLEQAATAALYQQLQMRFQHMNRGGESGLMPSMNRSMSVPDNGSMWDMHTSASQTSGEASLWDLTMSNSTQGPSLEQLQKSHRGSKACRGPRPDPHRPQARRVEPPVRQSGTPPNPQTPGGCPPGLRGPLCSTLLSPQATPPAPSSPADAGVPYSPRPHAGPRPLPPPHRPCPLPPPRMPRPLHTPTQAQPPPTATQAQPPPNPHAGPAPSHRHAGPALSHRHAGPAPSHRHPRHAGPSHALQPRPLEARRAQGRHGNHGTEHQSTSVRAEGRGFNCCRGFWDGCHTPTPPQRQP from the exons ATGACTGCGGAGACTCTTAACTTCGGCCCAGAATG GCTTCGTGCACTATCCCGAGGGGGCCACATGacctccccccctacctctccagCAATGCCAAAGTCCAAGCTGGCCGATTACCGCTATGGCCGCGAGGAGATGCTAGCACTTTATATCAAAGATAACAAG gtccCAGAGGACATGCAGGATAAGGAGTTTGCTGCGATCCTGCAGGATGAGCCTGTGCAGCCGCTGGCTCTGGTCGCCCTCACAGAGGAGGAACAG AGGAACTTCTCCATGTCTGTGAACAGCGTAGCCGTGCTGAGGCTCATGGGAAAAGGAAGTGGGGCCGCCCCTGTGGGCGTGGCCAGGGGCCGCGGAGGCATTCGAGGAGGCAGAG gACGAGGAAGGGGCGATGGTGTGTTCTACCAAAGAGGACCCGAGGAGGGGGAAGTGGGATTCGGACGCGGCCGAGAGGTGCATCGCAGCCAGAGCTGGGAAGACag AGGTGAGCGGCGCTTTGAGAAGCCAATCAGGCGTGAGGTGGTGCGCCCCGCCTTCGAGGAGGCGGGTCCGCTGGGCAGGAAGGAGTTTGGGCGCGCCGACAGCGACAACTGGCGCAGCCTGagggaggagcagcagcagcagctgcagctgcagcagcagcaggaggaggaggaggagggggcggagccagggggGAACTGGAGGATCGCTGGGTCCAGACGTGATG ACGGAGGCCCTCGCTCAGCCGGCTGGCGGGACCACGGTGGCCGCCGGAAGTTCGAGTTTGACTTCCGCGAGGGcgaggggggcggcggggggcgtAGGCGCCGGGGCAGCGAGGGGGGGGAGGACGACAGGGACGGCCTCCCTGAGTGGTGCACCGACGAGGAGGACGGAGAGATGGGAACCTTCGACGCCTCTGGAGCCTTCATGTGTATtaag AAGGGTTTGAAGGACGCCATTCCTGAAGACCAGGAGCTGGAGTTTGGGgcgttggaggaggaggaagaggaagaggaggaggaggaagaggagggcgagGCCTGTCAGGGAAGCAAGGAAAACTTCTCAGAGAAAG aagagAGTAAAAacgtgtgtgaaggagaggacACCCACaggagccctcctccccccccagcgcTGTCAGCCCCTCCCTGCCTGGACCTTCCTCCTGGCCGATGTGCCCCCGAGCCCGCCCTGGCGCCCGTCTCCCAGCCCCCTAAAACCAGCCACCACG gaggtTCATCTCCAGGCGTTGGTGCCCAGCTTAGCCCAGACCCCCCCACGTCCTccggcctcctgcctcctccctcctttgctGCGTCTCTTCTCTCCAGCgcgggggaggcagaggaggacgagggcatgaAGCACCTGCAGCAG gAAGCTGAGAAGATGGTGGCGTCTCTCCAGGACACCTCTCTAGAGGAAGAGTGCTTCACTCAAGGCCTGCAGGACGCCCGaaacctctcctctcacacccacccccaccccgctgCCCACTCCCACCCCGCGACCCACACcgccccccactcccacccctccggacacaccctccccctctccgccaGCGCCCTGCCCCTCTCCAGCGAGGCGGCCATGAAGTGGTTCTACAAGGACCCTCAGGGAGAGATCCAAG GACCCTTCTCCACGGTGGAGATGTGTGAGTGGTTCCAGGCGGGCTACTTCACCATGACGCTGCTGGTGAAGAGGGGCTGCGACGAAGGCTTCCAGCCCCTGGGCGACGTCATCAAGATGTGGGGGCGTGTCCCCTTctcccccggcccctcccccccgcccctgctGGTAcgacagccccctcccccccgggcCTCCACT GGGAGCATGGACCAGGAGCTGTTGAAGAAGCAGTTAGAGCAGGCAGCTACTGCAGCGTTGTACCAGCAACTCCAGATGAGATTCCAGCACATGAACag GGGTGGAGAGTCTGGCCTGATGCCCTCGATGAACAGGTCAATGTCGGTTCCAGATAATGGGTCCATGTGGGACATGCATACCTCAGCCTCCCAAACATCAG gtgaggccagcctctggGACTTAACCATGAGTAACTCCACTCAGGGGCCGTCCCTGGAGCAGCTTCAGAAG TCTCATCGTGGATCCAAAGCGTGTCGCGGGCCCAGACCGGACCCCCATCGCCCCCAGGCCAGGCGTGTGGAGCCCCCCGTACGACAGAGTGGGACCCCACCGAACCCCCAGACACCAGGAGG GTGTCCTCCAGGCCTTCGGGGGCCGCTGTGCTCCACCCTCCTAAGCCCACAGgccaccccccccgccccctcctcaccagcagATGCCGGAGTGCCTTACAGCCCCCGCCCCCACGcagggccccgccccctcccaccGCCACAcaggccctgccccctcccaccGCCACGcatgccccgccccctccacactcccacgcaggcccagccccctcccaccGCCACGcaggcccagccccctcccaacccccacgcaggccccgccccctcccaccGCCACGCAGGCCCCGCCCTCTCCCACCGCCAcgcaggccccgccccctcccaccGCCACCCACGCCACGCAGGCCCCTCCCACGCCCTGCAGCCACGCCCCCTGGAGGCCAGGCGAGCCCAGGGGCGTCACGGCAACCACGGCACG GAACATCAGAGCACCAgtgtgagggcagaggggaggggatttAACTGCTGCCGAGGATTCTGGGATGGATGTCACACACCGACCCCCCCTCAACGGCAGCCTTAG
- the LOC134039949 gene encoding endonuclease domain-containing 1 protein-like codes for MLKSFVPFASMVSTVRVRSVLTWSMLLVALVTVQAEVQAHFSPECKEFMYMGTPPLGLQDQSLKKICQRYNGKPRFATLYDTFDHIPVYSAYTFKRSDGFKKMDVSWMYEPQLSTVSTGRDMQPFPQGDLHSKFEDAQAVLEDYSNVVNYERGQLNPDEHQADPDDKAATYTLTNVVPQVQEFNNGPWKTQEHTVRQRLNNYCRGTAYVVTGVTTSGHTIRRHNQNRVGIPTYLWSAYCCIDYDHNAPFAERSKFPAFAYHGMNVKASTVQEMSVPDLEGFLKKVTYVDKRFQIFYDNCLPPDNSLHLL; via the exons ATGTTAAAGTCCTTCGTGCCGTTTGCCTCCATGGTTTCCACGGTGAGAGTTCGGTCAGTTCTGACTTGGTCCATGCTGCTGGTTGCCTTGGTGACGGTGCAAGCTGAGGTACAGGCTCACTTTTCGCCCGAGTGCAAAGAGTTTATGTACATGGGCACCCCACCACTGGGACTTCAAGACCAATCGCTGAAAAAGATCTGCCAACGCTACAATGGCAAGCCACGTTTCGCGACACTGTATGACACATTTGACCACATCCCCGTGTACTCTGCGTACACTTTCAAGCGCTCTGACGGCTTCAAAAAGATGGACGTGTCATGGATGTACGAGCCACAG CTTTCCACAGTCTCAACAGGAAGAGACATGCAACCTTTTCCTCAGGGAGACCTTCACAGCAAGTTCGAGGATGCCCAGGCTGTGTTGGAAGACTATTCCAACGTTGTGAACTACGAGCGAGGCCAACTGAACCCTGACGAGCACCAGGCTGACCCTGACGACAAGGCCGCCACCTATACCCTGACCAACGTGGTTCCCCAGGTCCAGGAGTTCAACAACGGGCCCTGGAAGACCCAGGAGCACACTGTCCGCCAACGCCTCAACAATTACTGCCGCGGCACAGCGTACGTGGTCACCGGGGTAACCACTTCCGGTCACACGATCCGCCGGCACAACCAGAACCGTGTCGGCATACCGACCTACCTGTGGTCTGCCTACTGCTGCATCGATTACGACCACAACGCTCCGTTCGCGGAGCGTTCCAAGTTCCCTGCGTTCGCGTACCACGGGATGAACGTGAAGGCCAGCACGGTGCAGGAAATGTCTGTTCCAGACCTTGAAGGCTTCCTGAAGAAGGTCACTTATGTCGATAAGCGCTTCCAGATTTTTTATGATAACTGTCTGCCCCCTGATAATAGCTTGCATTTGCTTTGA
- the LOC134039950 gene encoding endonuclease domain-containing 1 protein — protein sequence MHLFLGGLVFTLALSYHIPGVPATVVLDFNHVERCKDSLYMGTPPRGIIEVNLKKICQRYADRPRFVTLYDPHKHIPVYSAYSFKKTEADRRVDYPWMYEPQLAEVDGNGNMLPFPTGYLHMKFEDSQAVLDDYSDVVLYERGHLNPDQHQSDPHDRAATYTLTNVVPEIREFNIGPWREHEERIRIRLNNYCRGTAFIVTGVTTTGNMIRRNNQDRVAIPEDVWSAYCCADYDRNAPHDVRIRFPTQAALAKNAKEGNTVHEMTVQELENHLKSRMEVDQSLQLFYDNCISPSPLPLYLHHTI from the exons ATGCATCTTTTTCTCGGAGGTCTGGTATTCACGCTTGCCCTCAGCTATCACATTCCCGGCGTCCCAGCCACCGTGGTCCTGGATTTTAACCACGTCGAGAGATGCAAAGACTCCCTCTACATGGGAACACCACCGCGAGGCATTATCGAAGTcaatttgaagaagatatgTCAACGGTACGCCGATAGGCCGCGCTTTGTGACTCTGTACGACCCTCACAAACACATCCCTGTGTACTCGGCGTACTCCTTCAAGAAAACGGAGGCAGACCGGCGCGTGGACTACCCCTGGATGTACGAGCCACAG ctggcGGAGGTCGATGGGAATGGGAACATGCTTCCATTTCCCACAGGCTACCTACACATGAAGTTCGAGGACAGCCAGGCGGTCCTGGACGACTACTCGGACGTGGTCCTGTACGAGCGAGGCCACTTGAACCCCGACCAGCACCAGTCCGACCCGCACGACCGCGCAGCTACCTACACTCTGACCAACGTGGTCCCGGAGATCCGGGAGTTCAACATCGGGCCGTGGCGCGAGCACGAGGAGCGCATCCGCATCCGTCTCAACAACTACTGCCGCGGCACAGCCTTCATCGTCACCGGGGTAACCACCACGGGGAATATGATTCGCCGGAACAACCAGGACCGCGTTGCCATTCCCGAGGACGTGTGGTCGGCGTACTGCTGCGCCGACTACGATCGCAACGCCCCTCACGACGTCCGTATCCGCTTCCCCACCCAGGCCGCCCTGGCCAAGAACGCCAAGGAGGGGAACACGGTCCACGAGATGACCGTCCAGGAACTGGAGAACCACCTGAAGAGCCGCATGGAGGTGGACCAGAGCCTGCAGCTTTTCTACGACAActgcatctccccctcccctctccccctgtaccTCCACCACACCATCTAA
- the LOC134039951 gene encoding endonuclease domain-containing 1 protein-like translates to MGPIWRPAWGVALAVLLGVPWASSGLVEDFSHEERCKNSLYMGTAPRGYLAQHSLRKICQRLADKPRFATLYDSRRHMPLYSAYTLKKSDGEKTVDQPWMYEPQLSWSSGSSNMEPFPQMAQVSLRLTDSQAVLADFAEAAQYERGLLNPDLHQSDPLDKASTYTLTNAVPQIREFNSGPWRQHEDHIRQRLNNYCRGTAYVVTGVTTTGNMIRRNNQNRVGIPEYMWTAYCCPDFDHNAPYLERYRLPAFGAYGLNDRVNNAVTELPIKSLEKFLKVRMEVDKNFQIFFDNCGPDEMYA, encoded by the exons atggggcCCATCTGGAGACCGGCCTGGGGGGTGGCCTTGGCCGTCCTCCTGGGTGTGCCCTGGGCGTCCTCTGGGCTGGTGGAGGACTTCAGTCACGAGGAGCGCTGTAAGAACTCGCTGTACATGGGCACGGCGCCACGGGGCTATCTCGCCCAGCACTCCCTCAGGAAGATCTGCCAGCGCCTGGCGGACAAGCCTCGCTTCGCCACCCTCTACGACTCCCGGCGTCACATGCCCCTCTACTCGGCCTATACCTTAAAGAAGTCGGACGGGGAGAAGACTGTGGACCAGCCCTGGATGTATGAGCCACAG CTGAGCTGGAGCAGTGGTAGCAGCAACATGGAGCCCTTCCCTCAGATGGCCCAGGTGTCTTTGAGACTGACGGATAGCCAGGCAGTGCTGGCGGACTTTGCCGAAGCGGCTCAGTACGAGCGTGGGCTCCTGAACCCGGACCTGCACCAGTCCGACCCCCTGGACAAGGCCTCCACCTACACCCTGACCAACGCGGTTCCTCAGATCCGGGAGTTTAACAGCGGGCCGTGGCGCCAGCACGAGGACCACATCCGACAACGGCTCAACAACTACTGTCGTGGCACCGCCTACGTTGTTACCGGGGTCACCACCACGGGCAACATGATCCGTCGGAACAATCAGAACCGGGTGGGCATCCCAGAGTACATGTGGACGGCCTATTGCTGTCCTGACTTCGACCACAACGCTCCTTATCTGGAGCGCTACCGCCTGCCTGCGTTCGGAGCCTACGGCCTGAATGACAGGGTGAATAACGCGGTGACGGAGCTGCCAATAAAGAGCCTGGAGAAGTTCCTGAAGGTTAGGATGGAGGTGGACAAGAACTTCCAGATCTTCTTCGACAACTGTGGTCCTGATGAGATGTACGCCTAA
- the LOC134039952 gene encoding erythropoietin-like — MILQRTGPSTSTPLRPICDLRVLDHFVLEALDTQKALRGCKAGCTVTALFAVPPTSVDFVVWETKDVGAQVEEVWWGLSLLSQALAAVSTSVSNPVLQDLLASDRRNLQSLGQVLRSLHFQGLSSAPASADHHTPAPASVDHHTPAPASADHHTPRLSSLPELLAVHINFLRGKVRLLLAHAPACQQRAS, encoded by the exons ATGATTCTCCAGAGGACTGGGCCCAgcacctccactcctctcagACCCATCTGTGACCTGAGGGTTCTGGACCACTTCGTCTTGGAAgccctggacacacagaagGCTCTG CGTGGCTGCAAGGCTGGGTGCACTGTGACGGCCTTGTTTGCTGTTCCTCCCACAAGCGTCGACTTTGTTGTCTGGGAGACAAAAGAT gTGGGGGcccaggtggaggaggtgtggtggggtCTGTCTCTGCTCAGCCAGGCCCTGGCTGCTGTGAGCACCTCTGTCAGCAACCCCGTCCTGCAGGATCTGCTGGCCAGCGACAGGAGGAACCTCCAGAGCCTGGGCCAGGTGCTGCGGAGCCTTCACTTCCAG GGCCTCTCCTCGGCCCCGGCCTCCGCTGACCACCACACGCCAGCCCCGGCCTCCGTTGACCACCACACGCCAGCCCCGGCCTCCGCTGACCACCACACGCCGAGGCTGTCGTCCCTCCCAGAGCTGCTTGCCGTCCACATCAACTTCCTCCGAGGGAAGGTCCGCCTGCTGCTCGCGCACGCACCTGCCTGCCAGCAACGAGCCAGCTGA